The following proteins are co-located in the Macaca thibetana thibetana isolate TM-01 chromosome 6, ASM2454274v1, whole genome shotgun sequence genome:
- the LOC126957392 gene encoding 40S ribosomal protein S25-like, with protein sequence MPPKDYKKKKDAGKSAKKDKDPVNKSRGKAKKKKWSKGKVQDKFNNLVLFDKATYDKLCKEVPNYKLIIPAVVSERLKIRGSLARAALQELLSKGRIKLVSKHRAQVIYTRNTKGGDAPAAGEDA encoded by the coding sequence ATGCCGCCCAAGGActacaagaagaagaaagacgCTGGAAAGTCGGCCAAGAAAGACAAAGACCCGGTGAACAAATCCAGAGGCAAGGCCAAAAAGAAGAAGTGGTCCAAAGGCAAAGTTCAGGACAAGTTCAATAACTTAGTCTTGTTTGACAAAGCCACCTATGACAAACTCTGTAAGGAAGTTCCCAACTATAaacttataatcccagctgtgGTCTCTGAGAGACTGAAGATTCGAGGCTCCCTGGCCAGGGCAGCCCTTCAGGAGCTCCTTAGTAAAGGACGTATCAAACTGGTTTCAAAGCACAGAGCTCAAGTAATTTACACCAGAAATACCAAGGGCGGAGATGCTCCAGCTGCTGGTGAAGATGCATGA